The Arachis hypogaea cultivar Tifrunner chromosome 14, arahy.Tifrunner.gnm2.J5K5, whole genome shotgun sequence DNA window ggaagaaggagagataggaaaaagagagagaggaggaagaggagagagagaaagagagagaagggagggggagaaagagtgcaagagagagagaggaagagagagaaggagagaaagtgagagagaaagagagagggagagagagaggaggggaagagggaaggagaaagagggagagagtgagagaaagggatagagggagaaaagggagagagaaagaaaggagaaGGGGAGAAAAAGGggcaggggagagagagaggaagataagaagagagaggggaagggagaaaagaaaaagggggagagagaggggaagacaaagagagggaaagggggagagaagaggaagagtgagaggggaaggagagagagaaagggagagaagagagagagggagagaagaggagaaagagaggaagaggggaagaaaagagaaaaagagagagcagagagagagataaagagagaagagggagaaggagagagagaggataagaaagagaatgtaaaatctaattttatatatgttaagagagagagagatggagggagagaaagagagagtggaGGGGGAGAGGAAAGGAgaaaagggggagagagagagagagagagagaggagagaaagaatgagagaaagggatagagagggagaaaagggagagagagagagagggagggagagaggagggggagagagagagaaagacaaagagaggggagggaagaaagaggggaagggggagaaagagagagagagagagagaaaaggaaaagagagagaggatggagagagggagagaagaagagagagagaggaagaggagaaggagagagagagagagcagggagagggggagagagaaagagagaaagagggggggagagagggagaggggagaaagagagagagggggaagagagagggggagaaagagagagatgcgggagagagagaaggagagaaaaggagagagagagagagaggaggggagagagaaaatgtaaaaactaattttatatatgttaaaagttaaaactaattttaccctataaaccagtttaaattggttttttctattaaaaaattttatttttatgaactggtttaaactggtgcactgtattgTAAACTAGTTTAAAACAAGTTTCTTATTTGACAAAGtagtttggttcagtttctaaaccatttaaaatggtttcagtttcagttcagtttatgaAAAAACTGAATCATGAACACCCCTACCTACTATCCACTCCAATCCATGCCGTCACATATTCCTCTAGATGCATCTCTAACTCAGGCTCTAGTGTCGCCTCCTTCGTCATCCCATCCATTCTTTGTTTGGCGACAGCGGGCCTTCTTTTTGTCACCGCTGTCTCCTCCTtccttcctcttttttctttctttttttttctcttttcttctctctctgttttgattttaaaatatgtttatgatattgttgttgttcttgttatAATTGTTGTTGGTAGTGGTGGATTGCAAGGAGGGATGATAACAGAGGTATGGTGGTAGGGGTGAGAGGTGGAGTTGGATTAGGAGGTAAGAGGTAGGGGCTGTAAAGAGTAGTGTTGGCTGTGGATGGGGGAGTGTGAAAGGATAAACTTAGAATGTAAAATTTTGAATGAGAACATTTTAGAAAagtaatattattaaagttttagtctctGTCCCCAAAATTTTAGTTCCCTATATCTCCACTTTTTGAAGGTAGTGAAAGAACTTAAATTTTGTGTctcgaaattaaaattttaattctaatctcTGTCCACCAAACACAACACTGAATCTCAATCTCCCAATTTTAGTCCCAATACCCTATACCAAATGTTACCTAACTTTCTTTGTCTATGTTGTATTTTGTATCGATGGACCATTAACAAATGGTGTCAATTTACAAAAATCTTACACTCTTATTAGAAAATTAACGTTCACATCATCTTTTCATTAGATCCTATAGCAAAATGATTCATGCTCAAATTACTTCTATTGGTGCTAACGAACTGTATCTCAATAGTATATATCCTCCTTTTCCATGTAAAGGTCTCAAATTTGAGACTCACCTATTGTAAtctgacaaaaaataatattttcactAGTTCTTTTTGTGAAATGTGTTTAtaaaacattaataaaaaaattagatcttacattaaaattttaaaataaatcttaaacaaatctttaacttattttttcttaaaatattgaAGATAGTAATTATCTAAGCCAGGCAACAACCAACATAGTCCATTATTTAATATAGGCTAGTGTTCATATCCTGACCCAAAGATAAAAGCCAGGATCCAAATAAACAAATCCAATTACACAAGAAGTCCAAAAAGCCCAACAGATCCACCAAGATTGTGTTGGTTAGACACGTGGGTCAGATCGCCTGATCTGCTCGAGACATCGGTTTCACAACCCACGCCCGACCTAACTTGCATGACAAGTAATACCATGTCAAACACCATAACAGAGGTTATCCACAGCTCAGTTACCACCACAACGTGAGATAACTTCCTAGATATTAAGGAAGAAACTATCCACCATCACAAGGTGGAAAGATACATGAGTGATGGTCAAATCATTACCTACCTCTATAAATACTCTATCAAATTCAGGTATTTCTCAATCCCAATCCACTTAAACCTATCTTAAATCCTTACTAACTTAAACATCTGGGTCCGTTGTAGGTACCCCATCACCATCCACTCAAAAACATCGGACAACTTCACTCCTCTAatgaataaattgaaatttcattcAAAGGAGTCTGAACCTCACGTCTAGATCCAAACTACATTATTTTAAGATATTTTCTCAGAACAGCTAGTAATATAATATCATATGAAAACttgaatatatttatatttaattatttatgtagCTGAATTTCATACACAATTGTTTAACCCTAAACAACTCGTGATCTTCTCAATTCTGTGAGATTCCATATCACTTTTTCCGAACTACGAACATGGAACCACACTGCCTTGCAAATTTGAGTCTCCATGAAAACAATATCTCCTAGTAGCCATGCTCACATTCTTTTTGGTCTTCGACTCTTAGgttctaaaataattttctttgagAATTGAACCAAATCAATTCAAGTTATGTTTCTTacagattttttaattattgagttaGAATTGATTTTATgtcaattattttatataaaaagaagTGGCCCAACAAATATTTATAATACGCATAAATTTTAAATGCAATTTTTATAAAtgctaatataataaaaaaataaaaaatactttgtacacataaaaaattagttaccaaatatatatatatatataagaaaatttaGTTCAAGTCCTTCCAAAtcttcttatttatttaaattccATTTTGATTGTTttctttaatgtttttttttttttaataaaggtaGGATTTAGAGAAGTGAAATACATTATGGATGTTAACATGGTACGTCTAATTACCTATCATCCAAGAAGTTTCAACACGAATGAGATGGTGGTGAGACCGTGGGAGAGAATGGCAAAATGGCAGTTACatctttgaaaatttgagttgttctagaacaaaataacattattttGCATTGGTAAAGACTTGCAgtattttgaatattaaaaaatattccaaTTTTAAGACTGAGGGTAAGTAACATAATGATCAAGTAGTAGCGATGGTAATCAACTTGAGTTGGAGATCACTCGTCCGATAGTATCGAAAATTTGAATCCCACTTTATGTATGCAATAACTTATTGGCTAACAACAGACCATTAAATAGAACTTAGATACATACGAATTAGTCTTTGATCTATCGAACTAAAAAATACTGTGCACAACCAAAAAGTAGTAGGGATGGTCCGATCATAAATCTTAGGTTAAACTCCATTGTCGTGGATGTAACAAAATTAAGTTGGCACATCAATTTGATATACACTTGACGCAATCCCAATGGTAACAGGGAACTGAATTTTAGTTTAAGTATTTCAGTGTAACACGTAAAATTATGCATCAAAATAGTAAATAGATTATTCATCGCATATTTTCTCGTAATCTATACAAGAACGTAAACTATATTATTGATACACACCAACCATATTCATCCTATCACTTTCTAAACAACCTAAAACTATATACACATTATCCACACACACGTCACAATTTTTggttcatttaaaaaatttatgaaaatatAAAGAAGAAACCTACACTTTATTCGTTTCATTTTAGAACTACTAAATACGTGACGAATCTCATTTTAAGATAATaaactatataaataaaaaaatgatcttCATTCATTTCTTTCTCCTAGTAGATCACCCCCCAATTTTGAAACCAATGATTTTCTCCTTCGGCTTTTATCGGGATGCAAAGATGTGGAAAATTTCCCCACAAAACGTGCCGTTATTAAATGCTGTCACGTTCATGAGAATTTGAACTTGGAAATCTTCTAAGATTCAGATTCTCAAATGTGAAAACATTTCAGAATGAATAAGAAACTCACAAAACTTGGTCGCCTGTAGCAAAAAGATTCCAAAAAATGGTTGTGACAAAATAAAGAGCTGCTGTTAAAGTTAAGAAAGCCTGAAATGAACCCAGCCACTGTACAAAATAACCGGTTCCAATTGTGCTTATGATAGCTGCTAAAGTCCCAGCTGAATTTGATATTCCTgtagtaataaattattataagcaaaaagaaaatgttaaaataaaatgaaaaaaaaagtattcCCTATAAATATAATACATTATTTGATTAAATAAATCCATTACCATGTAGTATTCCTGCATACTGAGGAGCAATATCCTGACCATATACAAATGTGAAAATTGTGAGGTTCTGGTGTAACCAATGTAACTTGTAATTTGGGTAATGTTATGGCAAAAACATTCATGcagttatttttatgtgaagttgatagttgaaaactGTTAAATGATTTAACAAGTTTAGAATTTGATTAAATTGTCATCAAACCGAtataactatcaacttcacgggAACACAACTGTACGTGAATCTTCACTTAATGTTATATGAAGAGAGCATTTACTACACATCATGACAATATACTCTCGTTCACTATTATATGGGATTAACACCCAAACCAAATGGAACTTACACCGCATGGAACGATGGATATAAGGACTATGTCAACATCGTGTTAACACAAACATTGCGTACAGATAACATCTCTCTTCTAAGTTTGCATCAAATATGATAAGTATGCTTTTCTTAAAGGGTATGTTGAAATTTTGAGAGTTGAACTTACTTGTATATTTAGCATAAAGCCGGCCTGGCTGAAAGAACTCAAGCTCAGAGCCGCAGTCATGAGAGTGGCAGCAGTTGTTGGTGAATTGGCATAATATAGGCACAGTAAGGTCACTGCTGGCCCAATGAATCCAATGGTCTGTAAGTAACAAAAAGTATTCATGGTTCAAAGTTCAAACTCGGGCTAATGGTGCACATTCATGCCCTTAGATAATATAATACTTCAGATATATATTAGTACTAAAAATCAACATGAATGAGGAAATAGTCTTGTTGGTTAATAATATGAATTTGAACCCCCAAACACTTACTTAAGCAGACGAATGAGTTGGTTACTCGACCAACTCAAGTTAGTTCACGATGTACTTTATTGATTTAGGGGTAGATTGATATTTACTTCCACACTATAGAGGCGAACTCGCTTTAAATGTGCTTATCGGACTTTTCCCCTTCCCTCCAAAATTCCGACTCGTAAATGCACCATTATTGTTTCAAAGTGAACATATatattttcctttcaatttttgttttcacAGCTAGGTAATAGGCATAGCAATTCAAATGGTCAGAAACATCCTTTGGCATGATGGTGCCGATGAAAAAGGTAAATTACCTGCATGACCTTCCTGACAAATGTTGTGGGGTACCCTTTGTTGATTAAGGAGTCTGATATAGAACCAGCAAGATAGCCTGAAATGGCCATTGTTGCCCATGGAACTGCACTAAACCAAGCTGCTTGCTTCAAATTCACATTATATACCTGCagaaattataaataagaaaaagagtCATTATTGAAagttccatgcttcatttgtctATATAAATTACTTCTGCTCAAGTTCAATCCAACACTCAAAAAGGGAACtaaacaaaaccaaaaaaaagggggggagaAAGAAATATTCAATTGCAGTGTTCATGTGACCTTCAAAGTTGCTAACTAAACAAGAATACAACCAAGCACCTGAGTTGACTTTGTTATTGTAGATAAATAATGTCAACTTTAGGCAGAATTAAATTAATTTGACATGCTCAGAACATGGCATACTTAGTGCGATGAGTAAACAAGAAGGATCTATAGCTACTTAATTCATAAGTAATCTCCATTTGATTATTCAAACAACATAAGAAGCAGAATAAAAAAACCCTTTCATTAATATAACTATGTCAAGATCAAATTGAGAAAGTACTTACGCTTTTGAAATAAACTGGCATCCATGAGAGAAGAACAAAGTAGCCCTGCAAATTAAGCAACGGTTTAAAACAATCAGCAATGTTATTCGAAATCGAGTTCATAATAGCAAGCGAATCTTGATTCTTATCATCCAAAGGCAAGTAGAACTCACCCAATTGTTAGTTGCATTGGCAAATATGATAGCCCATGATGGTAATTTCGATAGTAGAAGGCGTAGTGGAGGAAACTGGCTGCTTTTCTTGGGAGAAGCTGCTTTTCCAGCTTGTATCAATCTTAGCTCTGATATGCTGATGAAATTACTTTCTTGAGGATCATCTGTAACTCGATACGCCCATGTTGTCGCCCAGAGCAACCCAAGAGAGGAGAATAAGATAAAAGGACCGGAGATTCCGATAGTGGACAACATAATTGGTGTGAGCAACAAGCCTATGACATTGCCAAGATGAAATCCAGCCATTGAAATTCCAACTGCACTCGCCCTCTCATTACTTGGGAACCAACTAAAATATATATGAAGATAAAGATCAGAATTGACTTTTCAGAGAACTAAGCTTTGCATGCATTCCCAACAACAATAAGAGAAGCTATGTTTCGTCGATATTCACCACGGGAACAACTAACTCTTGTCCTATTGGATTAGGTCGATTACATGGATTACAAAGTAAATCACCACTTTAATCCTTGAAAAACTGAAATGCTAATAAGCAATAAGAGCTAACTAAGCTCATGGTTTCTTAAAGATGTAATTCGTTTGACAAATTACCCCAAACTCACATAAGAAAATAAGCAATGCCAACGGAAATAAAATCAAGATGACATTTTGGGGGAAATGTGTTAAACTGAGTATATCTTTCAGGTACCACAAGCTTGTTTAGTTCTTTTATAAGCTAATTGTGTGTTTCAATCTTTCAAATTCTGAATTTGTGGTTTATTCTAAATATGATAATAAAGTAAAACAGTTTTACATGTACATTCCGTTACGTCATGTTCGTAAAAATAACTCTCTTTTACATTGATCGCGTAAATGGTCACCCGAAAAAACAGATAAAATCAGACAACTATGTGAAATGTTTTACACTGCATCAACTAGGGATGGCAATGCCACCTGAACTCGCGGGTAGCCACCCTGTCCCTACCCGctggggcgggtaattacccatCCCGCACTGGGGCAGGTTTTTAGCGGGGCGGATTCTTGAGAGGGgaggggcggggcggggtcgggtttaggtaataTCCGCCCCTACCCTGCGGGACGGATTTTTAGTGGGGCGGGTTCTTGAGAgaggcggggcggggtcgggtttaaGTAATACCCGCctcgctatatatataatatatatgattttaatgtataatatgtataatatatgtaaaataattagtaaatgattaataatattgtatcatatttaattttttactttaatttatgttatatatgtgataatagttatataaattttgaaatttaattttatttattggattttaataattgTAGGGGCGGATAGGGGCGGAGCGGGTACTGgcaggggcgggttagggttcaatgttttactacccgcgggtagaaGCGGGGCAGGGTCGGGTAGAGAAAAACCCGCTcctacccgccccgttgccacccctagtaaaggcttggtttggtaaagcttttactttttgaaagtaacttatgaaagctgtcttttaaaagacaACTTTTTAAAAGCCGCAACGCGTTTGGTAAAATCACGTTAAAAACAGCTTTTAATAAGCACAAGCACtgcaattgtgtttggtaaaacagcttttaaaaattaaaaaaattataataaacatatttataacgaagaataatttttttttcaaattttagagaccaataatttaaatatttatttgatttactctctatattaatataaatagagttatcattagtcaataataaaactTGTATGT harbors:
- the LOC112743591 gene encoding probable anion transporter 3, chloroplastic — protein: MAANINLAPSSMSATRRFHFSPSSSCSLAPHLSFRRTKLGFESKIPSLALKGWRRTENLESKKRKEQEHQQWRSTSTNVRCTAEGIDGGMFIGKRAKEEGVRIPERFKVVSLVACVMCLCNADRVVMSVAVVPLASKYGWSSSFLGIVQSSFLWGYIFSSVVGGALVDRYGGKRVLAWGVLLWSLATLLTPLAANHSTTSLLAIRAFFGLAEGVALPSMSTLMSSWFPSNERASAVGISMAGFHLGNVIGLLLTPIMLSTIGISGPFILFSSLGLLWATTWAYRVTDDPQESNFISISELRLIQAGKAASPKKSSQFPPLRLLLSKLPSWAIIFANATNNWGYFVLLSWMPVYFKSVYNVNLKQAAWFSAVPWATMAISGYLAGSISDSLINKGYPTTFVRKVMQTIGFIGPAVTLLCLYYANSPTTAATLMTAALSLSSFSQAGFMLNIQDIAPQYAGILHGISNSAGTLAAIISTIGTGYFVQWLGSFQAFLTLTAALYFVTTIFWNLFATGDQVL